The following are encoded together in the Labeo rohita strain BAU-BD-2019 chromosome 17, IGBB_LRoh.1.0, whole genome shotgun sequence genome:
- the LOC127180098 gene encoding ovarian cancer G-protein coupled receptor 1, with the protein MNMSEDQINCTISHEIHQYLFSGAYILVLLVGLPANAYSLYHAWLQLKARNELGVYLLNLTISDLLYLASLPLWLQYIFQGDDWSSSEWLCQLCGFLLYENIYVSIGFLCCISIDRYLAVVYPFRFSAFRTVRAAALVSTVVWLKELAVGVVFFRHKELSRDKHNQSVCFEHYPMKTWEYPINHYRFYIGFLFPLGILSVSYFRVLKAVGKSAGTQTSQKTRIKYLVTSTIVIFLVCFSPYHVFLLVRTIFERNCEFIERIFNYYHFSLLLTSFNCVADPALYCFISESAQKGIQKAQDACTRVLCCCSKSHGRFNTHCTELAVTNDNVTGTTVVTLLQQNKTDV; encoded by the coding sequence ATGAACATGTCTGAGGACCAAATAAACTGTACCATAAGCCACGAGATTCACCAATATCTGTTTTCGGGTGCGTACATCCTTGTCCTGCTCGTGGGTCTTCCTGCCAATGCTTACTCGCTCTACCATGCCTGGCTCCAACTGAAAGCCCGCAATGAGTTGGGGGTCTACTTGTTAAACCTGACCATATCCGATCTGCTGTACCTGGCCTCCCTGCCACTCTGGCTCCAGTATATCTTCCAAGGGGACGACTGGAGCAGCTCAGAGTGGCTCTGTCAACTGTGTGGTTTCCTACTCTATGAGAACATCTATGTCAGCATTGGTTTTCTGTGTTGCATCTCTATTGATCGTTACCTGGCGGTGGTCTACCCTTTTCGCTTCTCGGCTTTCCGAACAGTGCGAGCAGCGGCGCTGGTCAGTACGGTGGTCTGGCTGAAAGAGCTTGCCGTAGGAGTGGTGTTCTTCCGGCACAAGGAGCTCAGCAGGGACAAGCACAACCAATCTGTGTGCTTTGAGCACTATCCCATGAAGACATGGGAGTACCCAATAAACCACTACAGGTTTTACATAGGTTTTCTGTTCCCTTTAGGAATCCTCTCCGTGTCATACTTTCGAGTCCTTAAAGCGGTGGGCAAGAGTGCAGGCACGCAGACTTCACAGAAAACTCGCATCAAGTACCTGGTGACCAGCACCATCGTCATCTTCCTGGTTTGCTTCTCACCATACCACGTCTTCCTGCTGGTACGCACTATTTTTGAGCGGAACTGCGAGTTCATAGAGAGGATTTTCAACTACTACCATTTCTCTCTGTTGCTTACTAGTTTTAACTGTGTGGCTGATCCAGCGCTCTATTGTTTTATCAGTGAGAGTGCCCAGAAGGGCATCCAGAAGGCTCAGGATGCTTGCACTCGGGTCTTATGCTGTTGCTCAAAAAGTCATGGAAGGTTCAACACGCACTGCACCGAGCTTGCAGTCACCAATGATAATGTTACTGGTACCACAGTAGTGACACTCTTGCAACAGAACAAAACTGACGTTTGA